The Clostridioides difficile genome has a segment encoding these proteins:
- the glpK gene encoding glycerol kinase GlpK, translating into MKYVLAIDQGTTGTRAVLINEKSEFVFSDYMEHTQIYPQSGYVEHDPIEIWNNTKTVSNNVLQQAFKSGIDESDIKGIGIDNQGETVMLWDKNTGMPLYNAIVWQCRRTYDYVENLKNIPGLENKIIDKTGLIIDPYFSGTKIKWIIDNVKGVKEKIKNGEVLAGTLDSWLIWKMTGGKSFLTDVSTAARTMLFNIRDMDWDRELLDIIGVPRSILADIMPTSGDFGTTDKEAFCGVSIKITASMVDQPAALFGNGCFETGMVKNTYGTGCFLYMNIGEELNIAGNGILTTVAWKIGDKITYAYDGGVYIAGAAIQWLRDGIGVIKNYSETDDMANSIPSTGGVYFVPAFAGIAAPYWDQYARGTMVGITGSTKKEHIVRATLESVALQVKDVVDSMNLASGKDIKMLRVDGGITKNNFTMQFQSDILDIPIEIAENPETTVLGVGYMAGLSCGVWNSIDEIRNEFTISKKYNPNMTKQKREEILLGWNQAVKRAMNWENDTRKVCAN; encoded by the coding sequence GTGAAATATGTCTTAGCAATTGATCAAGGAACAACAGGAACAAGAGCAGTATTAATAAATGAAAAATCAGAGTTTGTTTTTAGTGATTATATGGAACATACTCAAATCTATCCACAATCAGGATACGTCGAACATGACCCTATAGAAATTTGGAATAACACAAAAACTGTAAGTAATAATGTACTACAACAAGCTTTTAAAAGTGGAATAGACGAAAGTGATATAAAGGGAATAGGTATAGATAATCAAGGTGAAACAGTAATGCTATGGGATAAAAATACAGGTATGCCACTATACAATGCAATTGTATGGCAATGTAGAAGAACTTATGATTATGTTGAAAACTTAAAGAATATACCTGGATTAGAAAATAAGATAATAGATAAAACAGGACTAATTATAGACCCTTATTTTTCAGGGACAAAAATTAAATGGATAATAGATAATGTAAAAGGTGTAAAAGAAAAAATCAAAAATGGAGAAGTTCTTGCAGGAACATTAGATAGCTGGTTAATTTGGAAAATGACAGGAGGAAAGTCTTTTTTAACTGATGTTTCTACAGCAGCAAGAACCATGCTTTTTAATATAAGAGATATGGATTGGGATAGAGAATTGCTTGATATTATAGGAGTTCCTAGAAGTATTTTAGCAGATATAATGCCTACGAGTGGTGATTTTGGTACTACGGATAAAGAGGCGTTTTGTGGTGTATCAATAAAAATTACTGCTTCAATGGTTGACCAGCCAGCAGCTCTATTTGGAAATGGATGTTTTGAGACAGGTATGGTTAAAAATACCTATGGAACAGGATGTTTCTTGTATATGAATATAGGTGAAGAGTTGAATATAGCAGGCAATGGTATATTAACAACTGTTGCCTGGAAAATAGGGGACAAAATTACATATGCTTATGATGGTGGAGTATATATAGCAGGTGCTGCAATACAGTGGCTTAGAGATGGAATTGGAGTTATAAAAAATTACTCAGAAACTGATGACATGGCTAACTCAATACCAAGTACTGGTGGTGTATATTTTGTTCCAGCATTTGCAGGGATTGCAGCGCCTTATTGGGACCAATATGCAAGAGGTACAATGGTTGGTATAACAGGAAGTACTAAGAAAGAGCATATAGTAAGAGCTACTCTTGAATCTGTTGCACTTCAGGTCAAAGATGTTGTTGATTCTATGAATTTAGCTTCAGGAAAAGATATAAAAATGCTAAGAGTGGATGGTGGAATTACAAAAAATAATTTTACAATGCAGTTTCAATCCGATATATTAGATATACCAATTGAAATTGCAGAAAATCCTGAGACAACAGTGCTTGGAGTAGGATATATGGCAGGTCTTTCCTGTGGTGTTTGGAATAGTATTGATGAAATTAGAAATGAGTTTACAATAAGCAAAAAATACAATCCCAATATGACTAAACAAAAAAGAGAAGAAATTTTGCTTGGATGGAATCAAGCAGTAAAAAGAGCTATGAATTGGGAAAACGATACCAGAAAGGTATGTGCTAATTAA
- a CDS encoding aminotransferase class V-fold PLP-dependent enzyme gives MKKTYLFSPGPVMVTDRVRNSLLHHDICHRGNEFMNLFKDTQQKISKLYNATSDYYSLVVSGSGTSVNECVLSSIFDKEDAALLVSNGVFGERLEEILSAYSVKTYKPDFKWAEYPDLDILETYILENPDIKVIAMVFHETSSGMINPVPELGKLAKKYNKIFFVDAISASAGEYIDVDEFNIDIITGVGGKALGAFPGSAYLCAKENVLQNIKESQCKNVYLSLYKHYKLAKSSSQTPNTPNVTLIFALNEALTEFLEDDSKIERYKECSAILRNGMEELGLTFLLPDKYMSNTVTSVFLPKEIDINRFILELEEENGYVVYPGKGKFLDDNMFQVANMGEIYPDDCYKFLDILKSKLEIKKAI, from the coding sequence ATGAAAAAAACATATCTATTTAGTCCTGGACCAGTCATGGTTACAGATAGGGTTAGAAATTCACTTCTTCACCATGATATATGTCATAGAGGAAATGAATTCATGAATTTATTTAAAGATACACAGCAAAAAATTAGTAAATTATATAATGCAACTTCTGATTATTATTCTCTAGTTGTCTCTGGCTCTGGAACATCTGTAAATGAATGTGTATTATCTTCTATATTTGATAAAGAAGATGCTGCTTTATTAGTTAGTAATGGTGTTTTTGGAGAAAGGCTAGAAGAAATACTATCTGCTTATAGTGTTAAAACCTACAAACCAGACTTTAAATGGGCTGAGTATCCAGACTTAGATATTTTAGAAACGTACATACTTGAAAATCCTGACATAAAAGTAATTGCTATGGTATTTCATGAGACTAGTTCAGGAATGATAAATCCTGTACCTGAATTAGGAAAACTTGCAAAAAAATATAACAAAATATTTTTTGTTGATGCAATAAGTGCATCTGCTGGTGAATACATTGATGTTGATGAGTTTAATATAGATATAATAACAGGTGTTGGTGGTAAAGCCCTTGGAGCATTTCCAGGCTCTGCATACCTTTGCGCTAAAGAAAACGTTTTACAAAATATTAAAGAAAGTCAATGTAAAAATGTGTATCTTAGCCTTTACAAACATTATAAGCTTGCAAAATCATCTTCTCAAACACCAAATACACCTAATGTCACTTTAATATTTGCTCTTAATGAAGCTTTAACTGAATTTTTAGAAGATGACAGTAAGATAGAGAGATATAAAGAATGTTCTGCCATTTTAAGAAATGGTATGGAAGAACTAGGTCTAACATTTTTACTTCCAGATAAGTACATGTCTAATACTGTTACATCTGTATTTCTGCCTAAAGAAATTGATATAAATAGATTTATATTAGAACTAGAAGAAGAAAATGGTTATGTGGTATATCCAGGGAAAGGTAAATTTCTAGATGATAATATGTTCCAAGTTGCAAATATGGGAGAAATTTATCCAGACGATTGTTATAAATTCCTTGATATTTTAAAATCAAAACTAGAAATTAAAAAAGCTATATAA